DNA sequence from the Staphylococcus epidermidis genome:
CATTCAGTGCAACTCATGCCCGAAATAGCAGAAATTCTTACAGAAAGTAAAATAAATAAAACAGAAATAACTGATATCGTGGTAGCGGAAGGTCCAGGTTCATATACCGGTCTTAGAATAGGGGTTACTGTTGCTAAAACATTAGCGTATGCATTAAACACTAACTTATATGGTGTCTCATCACTTAAAGCACTTGCTAGCACAGTAAAAGACAGTACGAAGTTGTTAGTACCCATTTTTGATGCTAGAAGAGAAGCAGTTTATGCAGGTGTTTATCAATATCAGGACAATGAATTAATAACCATTATTGATGACACTTATATACCTATTTTTGAACTTATTGAAAAACTTCATCAATTAAACCAACCTTATGTGTTTGTAGGATTTCATATCGAAAAAATAAAACATTTATTAGACAGTGACATCGTAGAACAGTTACCACAAGCTTCAAGTATGAAGCAATTAATCCAAAAACCAGAAAATATACATTCATTTACTCCTAAATATCATAAATTATCAGAGGCGGAACGAAATTGGTTAAACCAACAAGAGAACAATTGAATATTAGGAAAATGAGTGTGGAAGATGTTCCTAAAGTTTTTGATATAGAAAGAAATAGTTTCTCACACAGTTCGTGGTCAATCGATGCATTTTATCATGAAATAGAAAACAACGAATTTGCTACATATTTTGTTATAGAATTTAGTGACAAAATAATTGGATATGTTGGTTTATGGTTAGTCGTTGATCAAGCACAAATTACAACGATAGCTATATCAAAGGCATTTAGAGGCTATGGTCTTGGGCAACTTTTACTTAAATATGCAATGAACTATGCACGTTTTTCTTGTGATGTGATGAGTTTAGAAGTAAGAATAGATAATGATGTTGCACAACATGTTTATAGGAATTTGGGATTCCAAAATGGTGGAAAAAGAAAGAATTATTATGGAGAAGGCGAGGACGCATTAGTCATGTGGGTGAATTTGAAATGACAAATAATAAATTAATCTTAGCAATTGAAACAAGTTGTGATGAAACGAGTGTAAGTGTAATAAAGAATGGCACTGAACTTTTATCTAATACTGTTTTAAGTCAAATAGATAGTCACAAACGTTTTGGTGGTGTTGTACCTGAAGTTGCTAGTAGACATCATGTTGAAGGAATAACAGCAACTATAGATGAATCGTTAGTGAGTGCAAAAGTGAAAATGGAAGACATTGACGCTATTGCAGTAACACAAGGCCCAGGATTAATAGGAGCTTTATTGATTGGTATTAATGCGGCTAAAGCTTTGGCATTTGCTTATGATAAGCCTATTATTCCAGTACATCATATTGCTGGTCATATTTATGCCAATCACTTAGAACAACCATTAACGTTTCCACTAATGTCATTGATTGTATCTGGTGGTCATACTGAACTAGTATATATGAAAAATCATTTAGATTTCGAAGTGATTGGTGAAACGAGAGATGATGCAGTAGGAGAAGCTTATGATAAAGTTGCTCGAACAATCAATCTTCCTTATCCTGGTGGACCGCATATTGATCGATTAGCAGCTAAAGGTAAAGATGTATATGATTTTCCAAGAGTTTGGCTCGAAAAAGATAGTTATGATTTTAGTTTTAGTGGTCTTAAAAGTGCTGTAATAAATAAACTGCATAATTTAAGACAGAAAAATATTGAAATTGTAGCTGAAGATGTTGCAACGAGTTTCCAAAATAGTGTTGTAGAAGTTTTAACCTATAAAGCTATTCATGCTTGTAAAACTTATAATGTTAATCGCTTAATTGTTGCAGGTGGTGTTGCTAGTAATAAAGGATTAAGAAATGCACTAAGTGAAGCATGTAAAAAAGAGGGTATACACCTTACTATTCCAAGTCCTGTTCTTTGCACTGATAATGCAGCGATGATTGGTGCTGCTGGATATTATTTATATCAAGCTGGTTTGCGTGGCGATTTAGCTTTAAATGGACAAAATAATATTGATATTGAAACTTTTTCTGTTTAAATAATATTTCAAAGCGCCTATCTAAGAGTAACTACTTTTAGATAGGCGCTTAACTTTTTTATAAATATTAAACTAATTAATTCTAGAGGTTTCGAATATTTTGTTGAGCACGCTGATAAATATCGATAGGAAACTGCGTAATGCGTAGTAATTCAATTGCATTACGTGTATTGGCTTTACCTGGTTTAATTTTGTAATCGAAAAATATGCTATTTTCTTGAATTGATTCATTAAAATGATAATTATTATATGTATTTTCTAATAATGTTGATAATTCAACATCATGTGTCGCAGCGATAACCTGATATGCTTTTTGATTATCTAAATACGATAATACTGATTCAGAAGCCGCAATACGTTCAGTTGTATTCGTTCCTTTAAAAATTTCATCTATAAAACAATATATCTTATTGCACTGATGAGTGTTAAATAATCTACGAATAGACTTAAGTTCTGACATGAAATAACTGTCACCACTTAAAACGTCATCCGCATTTGCCATTGATGTCATTACATAGCCAGGTTGATAAATAAATGAGTGAGCTGTTGCAGTTTGTATCGATTGAGCTAAAATCAAATTTAGTGCAACTGCTTTCATAAATGTAGATTTTCCTGATGCATTAGAGCCTGTGAGCAATATATGATTTGAAATGTCAATTGTGTTAGCAATCGCATTTTCTTCATCTAGTAGAGGATGAATGATTGATTTCATTTGAAGACCATTAATATTGTGATTGATTTTAGGATAACAATAATGTGTCAAAGTATGTTGATACATAGCTATAGAGTAATGATTATCTAATATGCTTATGTAGTCATAACATGTCATAACTTCTTCTTGATACTTAAAGTAGCTGCGTTGTATTAAATGAAATAAAACATAATCTATCATGAATACTAATTTAATAAACATGATTATGCTACTCGCCATATCTTGTGATTCTACTCTAGCTAATAAACCACTAAAACGGCGTGAAGCTTTAAAATGAGTAAAATCAACACTTATCGCGGGCGTGCTCTCAATCTTACTTAAAGCTTGACTTTGCTTTATAACATTAGCAGTATAAAAAATTGATTTTAAATCTTGGTCATAAGATTTTTTTAGTTTGAAAGATAATATTGCATTTAAAATCATAAAAGTAAGACATATTAATATACCTTTTGAAGGAATTAAAAAAATGAATGCGAACCCGATAAATGGTAACAACGGACAAAACATTAATAAAATATTTCGCTTAGTGGGTAACATTTGATCTGGAAACAAAGGGTATACATTTTTACCAATTTTAGAAAGAATGTAAGATACATTTAAACGAAATACTTTATTTTCTTTAAACATGTTTATCAATGAGGTTTGATTTACCTTAAACATACCTCTTAAAGTTGCATATAGTCGCATTTCACCAATTGCAGTGAAATTAAAATTAATTTTATGAAATAACGTATCCATATTTAGGTCTGACCAAGTCTTATCGTCGATAAATGACTGCTCATTGTAATGATCGCGGTAAGCGTGATATTGGGCATCGAATCGTGAATTAGGACGTATAAAACTTTCTAATTTTAATTTGTTATCCCATAAAGTATTTATTTTAGCAATCTGTTTACGCCTCTCTATAATAGAGATAATTACATTTACAAGTGTAATTAGGATGATGAAAGTTAATATAATCAGTACTAAGGTTTGATTGTTCGTCATGAAGTTTAGTTCTCCTTTTTCTTTCTTAATAAATTATTTCATAAATGAATAACGTAAACAATTGAAAATAGAAAATAAGTTGTCAATAGGGAACGTGCGTACTTATCAACAAAATGTGAGTAAGTTGTGGGTAAGTAGTGAAGTTGTTTGTGGATATGTAAATAAATAAGTAAAATTAAAAAAGAAAAAGTGTTAATTTACTTGTGGATAAGTAGGGTAACTCTGTGGATAGTGATTATGAAAGTAATTCAAGCTGTTAATAATATTTGTGTAAAAAAATACTAAAAGACACTGAAAAGTCATATATTCAACTTTCAGGTGTCTTGTCATTATGTTGGAAATTAGAGCTTTTCTTGTAATTTTTCCCATTCCAACATTATTTGTTCTAATTTTTGTTCGGTATCGGATTTTTGATTGGCAAATTTACTAGCTTTTAGAGGGTCGTTAAATACTTCAGGTTGTGTTAACTGTTCGTCGATATGTGATATTTGTGCTTCTAATTCTTCGATTTGTCTTTCACAATGTTCAATTTGTCTTTCTAATTTACGTTGTTGTCTTTTTTGTTGCTTTTGACTGATATAGGTTGAAGTATTTGCGTCTTGATTTATCTCTTTATTTTCAAAATTATTTTGAGTTATTGTTTCATGTGCTTTGATAGCTGCAGCTTCTTCAGTTTTCTCAATATAATACTGATAATCTCCCAAATACATTTGGCCACCATTAATGTTTAAATCAAAAACTTTATTTGCAAGTTGGTTAATAAAATAACGATCATGTGATACAAAAATAATTGTGCCTTCAAAATCTTTCAATGCTTGTTCAAGCATTTCTTTAGAATCAATATCTAAATGGTTAGTCGGTTCATCTAAGATAAGAACATTATCACGTTGTAACATTAAAAGTGCTAATTGTAATCGTGCCTTTTCGCCGCCGGATAAGTCATTGATAATTTTTTTTACGTCTTCTTGAACGAACAAGAAACGCCCTAATACTGCCCGTACATCTTTTTCATTCATATGTGGATATTGATCCCAAACATAATCGAGAATGGTTTTATTTGATTTAAATTCAGCTTGTTTTTGATCATAGTAACCAATTTGTAAATTAGCACCAAAGATAATTTGACCACCTAGTTTATGTTGTTTTTCAGCAATTGTTTTTATCAATGTTGTTTTACCAACACCATTTGGACCAATGATAGCTATATGATCCCCTTTAAAGATTTCGAGGTTTATAGGTAGTGTAATAGGTGAGTCGTAACCAATTTTTAAATCATGAATGTGCATCACATCATTACCAGTATTACGGTCGAAGCCAAATTGTATATTTGCACTTCTAGCATCTATCATAGGTTTATCAATACGTTCCATTTTTTCCAATGTTTTACGTCTACTCTTAGCCATGCCGCTTGTAGATGCACGAGTAATATTTTTTTCTACAAAGGTTTCTAAACGCTTGATTTCTTCTTGTTGCTTTTCAAATTCTTGCATGCGTTTTTCGTAATACTGATTACGTTGCTTTATAAATTGCTCATAGTTTCCTACATAGTGTTTTACATTTCCTAGAGCAACATCATAAACTTGAGTTACAATTTTATCTAAAAAATATCTATCATGACTGATAATTACAATTGCCCCTTTAAAGTACTTTAAGTAATCCTCTAACCACTTGGTTGTTTCCATGTCTAGATGGTTAGTTGGTTCATCAAGAAGGAGTAAATCGGGTTCTTTAAGTAACATTTGAGCAAGAGAAAGACGTGTTTTTTGACCACCACTAAAATCATTAATAGGCTTGTTGAAATCGCTTTCTGTAAAGTTAAGCCCGTGCAGGACTGTTTTAATTTTACTCTCATATTGATAACCATCTAATTGCTCATAACGATTCGTTAAAGTTTCATATTTTTCAATATGTGATTGATATTCATCGGATTCATAATCTTGTCCATTTCGTGCAAGCCAATCGGTTTCATCCTTAATTAAATTTTCAATTTTCTTTATATGTTCAAAAGGCTTAGACATTTCTTCAAAGACAGTAGCTTCTGAATTGAGTGTCATTTGCTGAGTTAAATAACTCATTGTCAAATTTTTGATTTTTGATATTCGACCACTATCGTAATTTTCCACACCTGCTATGATTTTCATTAATGTCGATTTACCAGCTCCATTACGGCCTACTACGCCGATTCTTTCGCCAGTTTTCACCTCAAAATTAACATCTGTGAAGATATCTTCACCATCGAACGATTTGGAGATGTCATTAAGTTGTAAAAGTATCATTCGATTCTCACCTTTCTATGTATTTGAAATAGGTTTAAACTATATATAAAGTATTTGTTTTTGAATATTTAAATTTTTGTTAATTCTATATTATCGAATTTTAAATAGAAAAATAAATTGCGTACGTTATCTTGAAATGATGTTAAACTCAATTACTTCTATTCTACAGTATTCATAGAACACATGAAACTAGGATATTTATTTTTAAAAATTAATAATGTATAATGTTTAAGTATTCGTTGTAGACAATTATTTGTATTATGAGATGACATTCCACATATGTTTTAACTCATTTACTGATTTTAATGATACATGCATAATATACGCGAAAAAGGGGGGTTAGATATATGCCAGATGATTTTAAAATTCCTCGCGCTACGTTAAAACGTCTACCTTTATATTACCGATTGGTCAGTATTTTGAAAGGTAAAGGTATAGATCGTGTTAATTCTAAAACAATAAGTGAAGCACTACAAATTGATTCAGCTACAATAAGAAGAGACTTTTCATACTTTGGTGAATTAGGAAAAAAAGGATATGGATATAATATAGATAGTATGCTTGAATTCTTTAAATCAGAATTAAGTGAGAGCGATCAAATTAAAATTGCCATTATAGGTATCGGTAATTTAGGGCGTGCATTACTTACATATAACTTTTCAATACATGATGAGATGACAATTACTGAAGCTTTTGATATTAGACCAGATATTATAGGTGAGAATATCGGTGACGTTGTGGTAAAACATAGTGATGATATCAAAACGACATTAGAATCAGAAGATATTGATGTAGTCATTTTAACAACACCAGATAATGTGGCACAACAAGTAGCTGATGAACTTGTTAAAGCCGGTGTTAAAGGTATACTAAACTTTACGCCACGTCGAATTAAAACACCCCAAGATGTCCAAGTACATCATATTGATTTTGGTATAGAGTTACAATCATTATTGTTCTTCATGAAAAATTATAGTAAATAATTAATAAAAATCACATTAACATAGTACTCTCAAGTGAGAAGTGAGAGTGCTTTTTTTATATTAAACAGTTACAATAGATTATAAATACGAAACTTTTTAACAAAAATTGTAAGTTGATATTTATTGTAATGGGAGATTGAAACAAATGACTCAAGAAATAAATTGTAATTTCAAATCACATATTCCCAGAATAATGACAGTTCCCGGTATATTGTTAATACATGAAAATAAGTTGGAGTTTAAGGCATATAGTCAAAACAATAATCCATTCAATATTCAATTCGAACTCTCTAGCATTGTGCGGTATAGAATATCGAAAGGGTTATTAGGAAATAAATTGTTTATTTATTATTCTGACCAGGAGTGGTATAAATTTAGTAACTTATCTAAGAGTGACTTAATCAAACTCACAAAATATTTATATTAAAACATAATAAATAAAATTAAGAATTTGCAAAATATAGTCCTTTCTACTATAATACCTTAGTATTTATATCGGAAAAGGTGATAAAATGGTGTGGACAATTATAAGCGGATTAGTCGTTGGCATATTGCTAGGATTTGTAATGCAGAGAACAAGATTTTGTTTAGCTGGTGGATTTAGAGATATGTACGTTCAAAAGAGTAACAAAATGTTTTATGCATTGCTTATTGCTATTACAGTCCAAAGTATTGGTTTACTTATTCTAAAGAACTTAAATATTATAGAGGTTCCAGCAGAAACATTTCCAGTTATAGGAACTATTTTGGGATCCTTCGTTTTTGGAATAGGGATAGTATTA
Encoded proteins:
- a CDS encoding redox-sensing transcriptional repressor Rex, giving the protein MPDDFKIPRATLKRLPLYYRLVSILKGKGIDRVNSKTISEALQIDSATIRRDFSYFGELGKKGYGYNIDSMLEFFKSELSESDQIKIAIIGIGNLGRALLTYNFSIHDEMTITEAFDIRPDIIGENIGDVVVKHSDDIKTTLESEDIDVVILTTPDNVAQQVADELVKAGVKGILNFTPRRIKTPQDVQVHHIDFGIELQSLLFFMKNYSK
- a CDS encoding ABC-F family ATP-binding cassette domain-containing protein — protein: MILLQLNDISKSFDGEDIFTDVNFEVKTGERIGVVGRNGAGKSTLMKIIAGVENYDSGRISKIKNLTMSYLTQQMTLNSEATVFEEMSKPFEHIKKIENLIKDETDWLARNGQDYESDEYQSHIEKYETLTNRYEQLDGYQYESKIKTVLHGLNFTESDFNKPINDFSGGQKTRLSLAQMLLKEPDLLLLDEPTNHLDMETTKWLEDYLKYFKGAIVIISHDRYFLDKIVTQVYDVALGNVKHYVGNYEQFIKQRNQYYEKRMQEFEKQQEEIKRLETFVEKNITRASTSGMAKSRRKTLEKMERIDKPMIDARSANIQFGFDRNTGNDVMHIHDLKIGYDSPITLPINLEIFKGDHIAIIGPNGVGKTTLIKTIAEKQHKLGGQIIFGANLQIGYYDQKQAEFKSNKTILDYVWDQYPHMNEKDVRAVLGRFLFVQEDVKKIINDLSGGEKARLQLALLMLQRDNVLILDEPTNHLDIDSKEMLEQALKDFEGTIIFVSHDRYFINQLANKVFDLNINGGQMYLGDYQYYIEKTEEAAAIKAHETITQNNFENKEINQDANTSTYISQKQQKRQQRKLERQIEHCERQIEELEAQISHIDEQLTQPEVFNDPLKASKFANQKSDTEQKLEQIMLEWEKLQEKL
- the tsaB gene encoding tRNA (adenosine(37)-N6)-threonylcarbamoyltransferase complex dimerization subunit type 1 TsaB gives rise to the protein MNYLLIDTSNQPLSVAIMKDNEVIAEKTTDIKKNHSVQLMPEIAEILTESKINKTEITDIVVAEGPGSYTGLRIGVTVAKTLAYALNTNLYGVSSLKALASTVKDSTKLLVPIFDARREAVYAGVYQYQDNELITIIDDTYIPIFELIEKLHQLNQPYVFVGFHIEKIKHLLDSDIVEQLPQASSMKQLIQKPENIHSFTPKYHKLSEAERNWLNQQENN
- a CDS encoding MutS-related protein translates to MTNNQTLVLIILTFIILITLVNVIISIIERRKQIAKINTLWDNKLKLESFIRPNSRFDAQYHAYRDHYNEQSFIDDKTWSDLNMDTLFHKINFNFTAIGEMRLYATLRGMFKVNQTSLINMFKENKVFRLNVSYILSKIGKNVYPLFPDQMLPTKRNILLMFCPLLPFIGFAFIFLIPSKGILICLTFMILNAILSFKLKKSYDQDLKSIFYTANVIKQSQALSKIESTPAISVDFTHFKASRRFSGLLARVESQDMASSIIMFIKLVFMIDYVLFHLIQRSYFKYQEEVMTCYDYISILDNHYSIAMYQHTLTHYCYPKINHNINGLQMKSIIHPLLDEENAIANTIDISNHILLTGSNASGKSTFMKAVALNLILAQSIQTATAHSFIYQPGYVMTSMANADDVLSGDSYFMSELKSIRRLFNTHQCNKIYCFIDEIFKGTNTTERIAASESVLSYLDNQKAYQVIAATHDVELSTLLENTYNNYHFNESIQENSIFFDYKIKPGKANTRNAIELLRITQFPIDIYQRAQQNIRNL
- the rimI gene encoding ribosomal protein S18-alanine N-acetyltransferase, with product MVKPTREQLNIRKMSVEDVPKVFDIERNSFSHSSWSIDAFYHEIENNEFATYFVIEFSDKIIGYVGLWLVVDQAQITTIAISKAFRGYGLGQLLLKYAMNYARFSCDVMSLEVRIDNDVAQHVYRNLGFQNGGKRKNYYGEGEDALVMWVNLK
- the tsaD gene encoding tRNA (adenosine(37)-N6)-threonylcarbamoyltransferase complex transferase subunit TsaD yields the protein MTNNKLILAIETSCDETSVSVIKNGTELLSNTVLSQIDSHKRFGGVVPEVASRHHVEGITATIDESLVSAKVKMEDIDAIAVTQGPGLIGALLIGINAAKALAFAYDKPIIPVHHIAGHIYANHLEQPLTFPLMSLIVSGGHTELVYMKNHLDFEVIGETRDDAVGEAYDKVARTINLPYPGGPHIDRLAAKGKDVYDFPRVWLEKDSYDFSFSGLKSAVINKLHNLRQKNIEIVAEDVATSFQNSVVEVLTYKAIHACKTYNVNRLIVAGGVASNKGLRNALSEACKKEGIHLTIPSPVLCTDNAAMIGAAGYYLYQAGLRGDLALNGQNNIDIETFSV